One Micromonospora sp. WMMD812 genomic window carries:
- a CDS encoding succinate dehydrogenase cytochrome b subunit, whose translation MHWTTDQTAPSVGSVVVTRTRSPIRSNVGLKAVMAVTGIILVLFLILHMLGNLKVFTGETSFDHYAHWLRDIGKPLLPGVWFLWIQRGVLTLAVLGHIAAATALALRSRAARPVRYAHRPKVRGSYAARTMRWGGVIILLFVVYHLLDLTTGHLNPVGDPATPYANVVADFAPERWYVTLFYTLAIVALGFHLRHGAFSAFRSLGQQTPQGERRARIAALVFAVSLCAGFLVVPFAVLTGLVS comes from the coding sequence ATGCATTGGACGACTGATCAAACTGCTCCTAGCGTCGGATCTGTGGTAGTCACGAGAACGCGGTCGCCCATCCGCTCGAACGTCGGCCTGAAGGCCGTCATGGCGGTGACGGGCATCATCCTGGTGCTGTTCCTGATCCTGCACATGCTCGGCAACCTGAAGGTGTTCACGGGGGAGACCTCGTTCGACCACTACGCGCACTGGCTGCGCGACATCGGCAAGCCGCTGCTGCCGGGCGTCTGGTTCCTCTGGATCCAGCGCGGCGTGCTGACCCTCGCCGTCCTGGGGCACATCGCCGCCGCCACCGCGCTGGCGCTGCGCTCCCGCGCCGCCCGCCCGGTCCGGTACGCGCACCGCCCGAAGGTCCGGGGCAGCTACGCGGCCCGCACCATGCGCTGGGGCGGGGTGATCATCCTGCTCTTCGTGGTCTACCACCTGCTGGACCTGACCACCGGTCACCTGAACCCGGTCGGCGACCCGGCCACGCCGTACGCCAACGTCGTCGCCGACTTCGCGCCGGAGCGCTGGTACGTCACGCTCTTCTACACCCTGGCGATCGTCGCGCTGGGCTTCCACCTGCGGCACGGGGCGTTCAGCGCCTTCCGCAGCCTGGGCCAGCAGACCCCGCAGGGTGAGCGGCGGGCGCGCATCGCCGCCCTGGTCTTCGCCGTCTCGCTCTGCGCCGGCTTCCTGGTGGTTCCGTTCGCCGTACTCACCGGATTGGTGTCCTGA
- a CDS encoding LysR family transcriptional regulator — protein MQLHQLRYFVAVAEVRHFTQAADIVGITQPSLSKQIHALEADLGAPLFERVRGNIALTTAGEVLLPLAKRILADVDTATREVQELVGLRRGRVRLGATPSLATSLAPPVLRRFRDAHPTVDLRVEEGGSQDLVRDLLRGDLDLALIIMPAHGTDPGLRADPILRESLVVAAPAEPPATATTGELRITDLRDQPMVMFREGYDLRDATLHACRDAGFEPTIAVDGGEMDAVLSFVEAGLGIALVPGIVVARRPGVRITQLAPPGVTRTIAVARRRDVVPTHAGRELRRILLEYVRDATTEGELPPGVEPL, from the coding sequence ATGCAGCTCCATCAGCTGAGGTACTTCGTCGCGGTCGCCGAAGTACGACATTTCACCCAAGCCGCCGACATCGTCGGCATAACCCAGCCCTCGTTGAGTAAGCAAATTCACGCCCTGGAGGCCGACCTCGGCGCCCCGCTCTTCGAACGGGTAAGGGGCAACATCGCGCTCACCACCGCGGGCGAGGTGCTGCTGCCGTTGGCCAAGCGGATCCTCGCCGACGTGGACACGGCGACCCGGGAGGTGCAGGAGCTGGTCGGCCTGCGCCGCGGCCGGGTACGCCTCGGCGCCACGCCCAGCCTGGCCACCTCGCTCGCCCCGCCGGTGCTGCGCCGGTTCCGGGACGCGCACCCCACCGTGGACCTGCGGGTCGAGGAGGGCGGCTCGCAGGACCTCGTCCGCGACCTGCTCCGCGGCGACCTCGACCTGGCACTGATCATCATGCCGGCCCACGGCACCGACCCCGGGCTGCGGGCCGACCCGATCCTGCGGGAGAGCCTGGTGGTCGCCGCGCCAGCCGAGCCGCCGGCCACCGCCACGACCGGGGAGCTGCGCATCACCGACCTGCGCGATCAGCCCATGGTGATGTTCCGGGAGGGCTACGACCTGCGCGACGCCACCCTTCACGCCTGTCGGGACGCCGGCTTCGAGCCGACCATCGCGGTCGACGGCGGCGAGATGGACGCCGTGCTCAGCTTCGTCGAGGCGGGCCTCGGCATCGCGCTCGTGCCCGGCATCGTGGTCGCCCGCCGGCCCGGGGTGCGGATCACCCAGCTGGCGCCGCCCGGCGTCACCCGGACGATCGCCGTCGCCCGACGCCGGGACGTGGTGCCCACCCACGCCGGCCGGGAGCTGCGGCGCATCCTGCTGGAGTACGTGCGCGACGCCACCACCGAGGGGGAACTGCCACCGGGTGTCGAGCCGTTGTAG